The Streptomyces sp. NBC_00335 DNA window CCGGCCTGCGAGGAGATGCACATGGTGACCCGGTCCGGGTAGCGCATCAGCACCGACTCGACGAGCGTGCCGTCGTGCAGCTTCCACAGGGTCTTGCGGGTGGTGTCGTCGTCGCACGAGATGTGGCGCAGGACGTTCATCAGGTCCGGCAGCAGCTCCTGCTGGAGCTTCTCGCGGGAGGCGGCCGGGATGTCGGTCCACTCGGCCGGGTCGTGCGCGTACCGGGCGAAGTAGTGCTGGGAGAGCTGCTTGGCCCGGAAGGGCTTCTCGCCGATCGCGGCGACCGCCTCCCGGCGCTCCTCGGGGGTGAGGTCGGCGAGGTGCCGGGGCGGCTTCTTCGCTCCACGAGGGGCGACGAAAGTGAGCTCTCCCGGGACTGGGCGGGCCATGGCAGGTACTCCTTGTAAGACGAAAGGCGCGCCGCAGAAGCAGCGCGCCTTCCAAGAGTAACCGCCCTACCTGCACGGGCGCCTTTTCGCAGGTCAGCCCGTGCCCACGAACGCCGCCAGCAGCAGCCAGACCACCGGGGCCGTCGGAAGCAGGGAATCCAGCCGGTCCATGATGCCGCCGTGACCCGGCAGCAGCGTGCCCATGTCCTTGATCCCGAGATCCCGCTTGATCATGGATTCCCCGAGGTCGCCGAGCGTGGCGCTGACCGCGACGGCGAGGCCGAGCACCAGGCCCTGCCACCAGACGCCCCCGTCGATCAGGAACTCCATGCACAGCGCGCCGGCGCCCATCGCGAAGGCCACCGCTCCGAAGAGCCCCTCGCGGGTCTTTCCTGGGCTGATGCGCGGGGCGAGCTTGGTCTTGCCGAAGCGCCAGCCGACCGCGTAGGCCCCGGTGTCGCTGACCACCGTCAGGAGCAGGAAGGTGATCACCCGCTGCGGCCCGTCGTCGGCGGTGAGCAGCATCGCGACGAAGGTGGCCAGGAAAGGCACGTAGAACGCCGCGAAGGCGCCCGCCGTGACGTCCTTGAGGTAGTCCTCGGGCGGCTCGGTCATCCGCCAGACGAGGACCGCCAGCACCGTCAGCGCCATGGCCACCCAGGCACCCTCGGCCCCGCGGACGTATCCGGCGATGACCATGGCCGCGCCGCCGATGGCGAGCGGGACCAGCGGGGCCTTGATGCCCTTCTTCTCCTGCAGCCGGGAGGTGAGCTCCCACAGGCCGACGACGACCGCCACGACGACGACGCCGACGAAGACCGCCTTGACGATGAGCAGCGAAGCGAAGATCACCGCACCGAGGCCCACTCCGACCCCTATGGCGGCACGCAGGTCCCGCCCGGCACGCTTCTTCTGAGGCGGTGGCGAGGCGTCCTGCGGTGCCGGCGAAGGCGGAGTCGGCGGGGGGCTGGGCATGGGCTCCTGCGGCGGTGTATCGGCGCGGAAGAGGGGGCCGCCGTCAGCGGCGGCCCCCCGATCGCGTGCTTCCCGGTCGTCGAAGTCACGGCCGGCGGCATCGGGCACGATGGGCATGGGCCGAGTGTGCGGGCCCACCAGCGCATCGTAGGCGGGACCCGCCGGAACCGGCTCCGGCTGCCAGGAAGTGTCGTTCATCAGACTTCGAGGAGCTCGGCTTCCTTGTGCTTCAGGAGCTCGTCCACCTGCGCGACGTACTTCGCGGTGGTGTCGTCGAGCTCCTTCTCGGCGCGGCGCACCTCGTCCTCGCCGGCTTCCTTGTCCTTGACGAGCTTGTCGAGGGCGTCCTTCGCCTTGCGGCGGATGGCGCGGATCGACACCTTGGAGTCCTCGGCCTTGGTGCGCGCGACCTTGATGTACTCCTTGCGGCGGTCCTGCGTCAGCTCGGGGAAGGTCACCCGGATGATGCTGCCGTCGTTGCTGGGGTTGACGCCCAGGTCGGAGTCGCGGATGGCCGTCTCGATGTTGCGCAGGGCGCTCTTGTCGAACGGGGTCACGATCGCCATGCGCGGCTCGGGGACCGAGAAGGAGGCGAGCTGGTTGATGGGCGTGATGGCGCCGTAGTACTCCGCCACGATCTTGTTGAACATCGCCGGGTGCGCACGACCGGTGCGAATCGCGGCGAAGTCTTCCTTGGCGACGACGACGGCCTTTTCCATCTTCTCCTCGGCCTCGAGGAGGATCTCTTCGGTCACCACGTGCTCCTGCATGTCAGAAATGGATGGTTCAGGCGGACGGGGGGCCTGCTCAGGCCCGGGTGCCCTGGTCGCTCACGAGCGTGCCGATCTTCTCACCCTTGACGGCTCGCGCGATATTGCCCTCGGCGAGCAGCTCGAAGACCAGGATCGGCAGCTTGTTGTCGCGGCACAGCGTGATGGCGGTGGCATCGGCGACCTTGAGGTCGCGCGACAGCACCTCGCTGTACTCCAGCGCGTCGAACTTCACGGCG harbors:
- the frr gene encoding ribosome recycling factor, whose protein sequence is MTEEILLEAEEKMEKAVVVAKEDFAAIRTGRAHPAMFNKIVAEYYGAITPINQLASFSVPEPRMAIVTPFDKSALRNIETAIRDSDLGVNPSNDGSIIRVTFPELTQDRRKEYIKVARTKAEDSKVSIRAIRRKAKDALDKLVKDKEAGEDEVRRAEKELDDTTAKYVAQVDELLKHKEAELLEV
- a CDS encoding phosphatidate cytidylyltransferase, whose product is MNDTSWQPEPVPAGPAYDALVGPHTRPMPIVPDAAGRDFDDREARDRGAAADGGPLFRADTPPQEPMPSPPPTPPSPAPQDASPPPQKKRAGRDLRAAIGVGVGLGAVIFASLLIVKAVFVGVVVVAVVVGLWELTSRLQEKKGIKAPLVPLAIGGAAMVIAGYVRGAEGAWVAMALTVLAVLVWRMTEPPEDYLKDVTAGAFAAFYVPFLATFVAMLLTADDGPQRVITFLLLTVVSDTGAYAVGWRFGKTKLAPRISPGKTREGLFGAVAFAMGAGALCMEFLIDGGVWWQGLVLGLAVAVSATLGDLGESMIKRDLGIKDMGTLLPGHGGIMDRLDSLLPTAPVVWLLLAAFVGTG